From a single Thermoleophilaceae bacterium genomic region:
- a CDS encoding dihydrodipicolinate reductase C-terminal domain-containing protein, producing the protein MINVAVSGAAGRMGKTVCHAVEGADDMALVGRADPVLETHLQDVLGDADVVVDFSQPHAALENARHCLEAGVHCVMGTTGQDFSELEGVGSANLFVAPNFAIGAVLMMEAAKMVAPHMPECEIIELHHDQKLDAPSGTAARTADLVRGAGGNVHEPIHSVRLPGLVAHQEVLFGGLGQTLSIRHDSISRESFMPGVLLAIRKVGTLEKSPTVGLEHLL; encoded by the coding sequence GTGATCAACGTAGCCGTATCGGGCGCGGCGGGCCGGATGGGCAAGACGGTCTGCCACGCCGTGGAGGGCGCCGACGACATGGCGTTGGTCGGCCGCGCGGATCCCGTGCTGGAGACGCACCTGCAGGACGTGCTCGGCGACGCCGACGTGGTCGTGGACTTCTCCCAGCCGCACGCTGCGCTCGAGAACGCTCGTCACTGCCTGGAGGCAGGCGTGCACTGCGTGATGGGCACCACGGGCCAGGACTTCTCCGAGCTCGAGGGGGTCGGCTCCGCCAACCTGTTCGTGGCCCCGAACTTCGCGATCGGCGCGGTGCTGATGATGGAGGCGGCGAAGATGGTCGCCCCGCACATGCCGGAGTGCGAGATCATCGAGCTCCACCATGACCAGAAGCTCGACGCGCCGTCCGGGACCGCGGCGCGAACCGCCGACCTGGTGCGGGGCGCCGGTGGCAATGTGCACGAGCCGATCCACTCTGTGCGGCTGCCGGGCCTCGTTGCGCACCAGGAGGTGCTCTTCGGCGGCCTCGGCCAGACGCTCTCGATCCGCCACGACTCAATCTCCCGTGAGTCGTTCATGCCCGGCGTGCTGCTGGCGATCCGCAAGGTGGGAACGCTCGAGAAGTCGCCCACGGTGGGCCTCGAACACCTGCTGTAG
- a CDS encoding SDR family oxidoreductase yields the protein MASYPVAGKSILITGAARGIGAETARRLAAKGAKVSLVGLEPEELERVAAQCGSDAIWFETDVTDWDALERAASGTAERFGGIDVVMANAGIASAGLVINTDPVAWERVIEVNLLGVWRTVRTCLPYVIERKGYILPVASLAAAAHSPVMSAYSASKAGVEAFTDALRGEVAHHGVKVGCAYFSWIGTDMVAGGDASAAGGILRGKMKGPLAKTYPVSVAVDAVEKGIENRSRRVMGPPWIKYMFAIRDFIGPISDKQVADVMPEVERVVSEDIARRGAESSAPVGAGGAADSSRFRSPTTSG from the coding sequence ATGGCGAGCTATCCGGTAGCAGGCAAGTCGATACTGATCACGGGCGCCGCGCGCGGCATCGGCGCGGAGACGGCCCGCCGTCTGGCGGCCAAGGGCGCGAAGGTGTCCCTCGTTGGCCTGGAGCCGGAGGAGCTCGAGCGAGTGGCGGCGCAGTGCGGCTCGGACGCGATCTGGTTCGAGACCGACGTGACCGACTGGGACGCGCTCGAGCGCGCCGCGTCGGGAACCGCAGAGCGCTTCGGCGGCATCGACGTGGTGATGGCCAACGCGGGCATCGCGAGCGCCGGTCTCGTGATCAACACTGACCCGGTTGCCTGGGAGCGCGTGATCGAGGTGAACCTCCTCGGCGTGTGGCGCACAGTGCGCACCTGCCTGCCCTACGTGATCGAGCGCAAGGGCTACATCCTGCCGGTGGCATCGCTGGCCGCGGCCGCGCACAGCCCGGTGATGTCCGCCTACTCCGCGAGCAAGGCGGGCGTGGAGGCGTTCACGGACGCTCTGCGCGGCGAGGTGGCGCACCACGGCGTGAAGGTGGGTTGCGCCTACTTCTCCTGGATCGGCACGGACATGGTCGCGGGCGGCGACGCCAGTGCCGCCGGCGGCATCCTCCGCGGGAAGATGAAGGGGCCGCTGGCGAAGACCTATCCGGTTTCCGTTGCCGTCGACGCCGTTGAGAAGGGCATCGAGAACCGCTCACGGCGCGTGATGGGGCCGCCGTGGATCAAGTACATGTTCGCCATTCGCGACTTCATCGGCCCGATCAGCGACAAGCAGGTGGCCGACGTGATGCCCGAGGTGGAGCGCGTGGTGTCGGAGGACATCGCGCGGCGCGGCGCGGAATCGTCCGCGCCGGTGGGCGCCGGTGGCGCGGCGGACTCGTCGCGCTTCAGGTCGCCAACAACCTCCGGATAG
- a CDS encoding DUF3052 family protein translates to MAQTTTDYSHRSAVQKLGVKPEQRVEVAGDVGTGLRRDVKAVLGRGLVRSGELDGAIVAVQSVEEAEEAFDTYRPRLRDTGYLWLITPKRGQEGYVNQMALVPGGKRRGLIDNKTCSIDDERSGIRFVVPRALRGQDGSAEA, encoded by the coding sequence TCGCAGCGCCGTCCAGAAGCTCGGGGTCAAGCCTGAGCAACGCGTGGAGGTCGCCGGCGACGTGGGCACCGGCCTGCGCCGGGACGTCAAGGCAGTGCTCGGGCGCGGCCTCGTTCGCTCTGGGGAGCTAGATGGCGCGATCGTGGCGGTCCAGTCGGTCGAGGAGGCCGAGGAGGCGTTCGACACCTACCGGCCGCGGCTGCGCGACACGGGTTACCTGTGGCTCATCACTCCCAAGCGCGGCCAGGAGGGCTACGTGAACCAGATGGCCCTCGTGCCAGGCGGCAAGCGCCGCGGCCTGATCGACAACAAGACCTGCTCCATCGACGACGAGCGCTCGGGCATCCGTTTCGTCGTGCCCCGGGCGCTCCGCGGCCAGGACGGCTCGGCAGAGGCGTGA